One region of Dissulfurirhabdus thermomarina genomic DNA includes:
- a CDS encoding HD-GYP domain-containing protein — MLGNGQADREAKELPTLRRHGVLVVEDDDLQREVLVTCLRQWGLTVREAADGRRALAVLREDDAIRLMITDLRMPGMDGFDLLREVTGRWRGRIYTIVLSGVRDRANLVRALDLGARDFWVKPCHPEKMFARLAVLDQVMSYENQYQRLVRDLFELMGEMLGFRDNYTEEHSLRVAGLACRTAERLGFSREELEVLEIGCLVHDIGKIVIPDDVLLKPGRFDSQDWALMKMHPTVGAKFLAHRYPDDRVTEIVLQHHERLDGSGYPLGLGGNEIGPMVRIVAASDVYEALVARRPYKSPMPREKALSILREEVEQGRLDGEAVETLASVVAEWDPLAITRPTFSGDHEQLEAFRRMTYFREPLTGLHNYRYLLALDRDPGFRSGLEEYHLLLLDFRDLRIFNQRWGYLKADSHLDELGMAMQEIVNRFDRRGVSGRGPTAMLFRKGADYLIYTTCPREELRSMAKSLRNHVAGVEQKIGLKARLLIRSHPATCPLEEAVDLLVADEEESDAEEALRDHSRPAAEGRLLM; from the coding sequence ATGCTAGGAAACGGACAGGCGGACCGGGAGGCCAAGGAACTTCCCACCCTCCGGCGGCACGGCGTCCTCGTGGTGGAGGACGACGACCTCCAGCGGGAGGTCTTGGTCACCTGCCTCCGGCAGTGGGGGCTCACCGTCCGCGAGGCGGCGGACGGCCGCCGGGCGCTCGCCGTCCTCCGGGAGGACGATGCCATCCGCCTCATGATCACGGATCTCCGCATGCCCGGCATGGACGGATTCGACCTCCTGCGCGAGGTCACCGGCCGGTGGCGGGGCCGGATCTACACCATCGTCCTGAGCGGCGTCCGCGACCGGGCCAACCTGGTCCGCGCCCTGGACCTCGGCGCCCGGGACTTCTGGGTGAAACCCTGCCACCCAGAGAAGATGTTCGCCCGCCTGGCCGTCCTCGACCAGGTCATGTCCTACGAGAACCAGTACCAGCGCCTGGTCCGGGACCTCTTCGAACTCATGGGCGAGATGCTGGGCTTCCGGGACAATTACACGGAAGAACATTCCCTCCGGGTGGCAGGCCTTGCCTGCCGGACGGCGGAGCGGCTCGGGTTCTCGCGCGAGGAGCTGGAGGTGCTCGAGATCGGGTGCCTGGTCCACGACATCGGAAAGATCGTCATCCCCGACGACGTGCTCCTCAAGCCGGGCCGCTTCGATTCCCAGGACTGGGCCCTCATGAAGATGCACCCGACGGTGGGCGCCAAATTCCTGGCGCACCGCTATCCCGACGACCGGGTGACCGAGATCGTGCTCCAGCACCACGAGCGCCTGGACGGGTCGGGGTATCCCCTTGGGCTCGGCGGGAACGAGATCGGCCCCATGGTGCGGATCGTGGCGGCCTCCGACGTCTACGAGGCCCTGGTGGCTCGGCGGCCCTACAAGTCACCCATGCCCCGGGAGAAGGCCCTCTCCATCCTCCGGGAGGAGGTGGAGCAGGGGCGCCTCGACGGGGAGGCGGTGGAGACCCTGGCCTCGGTGGTGGCCGAATGGGACCCCTTGGCCATCACCCGGCCCACGTTCTCGGGCGACCACGAGCAGCTGGAGGCCTTCCGGCGGATGACCTACTTCCGGGAGCCCTTGACCGGGCTCCACAACTACCGCTACCTCCTCGCCCTGGACCGGGACCCCGGGTTCCGCTCCGGGCTGGAGGAATACCACCTGCTCCTCCTGGACTTCCGGGATCTCCGGATCTTCAACCAGCGCTGGGGCTACCTCAAGGCGGACAGCCACCTGGACGAGCTGGGCATGGCCATGCAGGAGATCGTCAACCGGTTCGACCGGCGGGGAGTCAGCGGCCGGGGGCCCACGGCCATGCTCTTCCGGAAGGGCGCCGACTACCTCATCTACACCACGTGCCCGCGGGAGGAACTCCGCTCCATGGCGAAGAGCCTCCGGAACCACGTGGCCGGCGTGGAGCAGAAGATCGGGCTCAAGGCCCGGCTCCTGATCCGGAGCCACCCCGCCACCTGCCCGCTGGAGGAGGCGGTGGACCTCCTCGTGGCCGACGAGGAGGAATCCGACGCCGAGGAGGCGCTTCGGGACCATTCCCGTCCCGCCGCCGAGGGGCGGCTGCTCATGTAG
- a CDS encoding glycosyltransferase, whose translation MLEAKTPLRRLAHYPGNWKERPGLFFQDVLVYRKEGNDREIPAGDGGGGSDAMEQLVNKGLFVMGEPEAAQPRTIVVVGPARSGTSMVAGALHHLGLFMGTSAVDPVFEDQDLSRAMDGWNADGGAAARRIVAAYDREHEAWGWKRPSAVGYLERTHGILRRPHYIITFKDIFSISNRNRISMKSDILANMRRNHREYGQVLDFLERFRPPALLVSYEKALRFKEELVEALAGFCGLAPTPDAVRKVLDFVSPDRPQYLDLTRITKARGRVEAVTADHVIGWAAGVHHDRVVEVEIRVNGRPAGTVRADIDREDLAGVPGLERRNVGFRFTFPEGTRPVPGDTVTARVADEVSDLEGSPWVLAGDGDRPGEDADPAAGEGPVAVLVLGMHRSGTSMVGNLLARAGFDPGPPDELLAADEFNAKGYFEWRAVVELNDEILRRAGGSWHQPPEEAAVAAAGETVRERQGAILRRFGGRRFFLKDPRFCLTLPAWKPAFEAVLGRDRLRVVRIRRDPLSVARSLKRTHRLPVGKGLDLVEVYDTRADRHREGYPAFDLHYEALLGPGREGVLRRLGAFLEVSGDLVEAAREVIDPGLCHHDDRPEVSIVIPVFNRLELTIQCLDHLRRHSREVRAEVIVVDNASTDPTPDYLATLSGEPLFKVIRNERNLGFARACNQGAKAASAPYVLFLNNDTEPGPGWLSPLLEVLDADPSVAAVGAKLLFPEGTLQHAGVLVVDNHQREHRLSPIHNYYGLPGDFPDANVARTYQVLTAACLAIRREAFEAAGGFDEGYWNGFEDVDLCLRLGEAGHRLVYEPRSVVVHKESQSGAERFAKEGQNLKRLVERWRDKACYDAVILRDGRFVPTDAGRVAPYRIPDESGEASADREAPGGASLGYVPQYGMAETRTTAAAGGRRPPRAARPERPRVAVLSNCGREEACSHIRIVSPFQAHAWQVEAGWAMLRQGNEVRISRDILEAADAVIVQRLFPSEGSKPVLDWVFASGKPVIYDIDDLFFDLPESNPHHREVQAHLPYVEDVLRRARVVTVSTPLLGERLARFNANVRVVPNRVDGKAWRPRPARREGPVRVGYAGTPTHRADLEIVERAILEVAGRHEGEVTFVFMGCVTPNLLGIAGAEYVDFEAGYLRYAEKFQSLGVDVALVPLADNPFNRAKSPIKWLEYSACAIPGVYSDLPPYRPYVRDGENGCLVPNETGAWVSALERLVADAELRRRMGAAARRDVLAAHLVSTHSGQIVRVIREALGEDQGTAGVAIVIPTFNRHEDLGRCLAALRRHTDMGRCEVVVVDNGSDPPVTDVLSPGEQEGLVILRNAENLGFARACNQGAAAASADRILFLNNDTEVQAGWLEPLMRVLDRDPGVAAVGAKLLYPNGTLQHAGVAVTRDERAGDPLLPQHVFRGLPADFPEANRPRTCQALTAACLLVRRSAFEEVGGFDEGYWNGYEDVDLCFKLRQTGRRLVYQPESVVVHHESQSGPERFSRAAENIARLHEKWLGRVEPDLVVSGDGTLRPAAPGAAADYRPPDGKPAPAEPAGEGGPVPEDLVSIVILTYNQLRYTKRCVESLEAHTPEPHEVIFVDNGSTDGTRKWLARRVKRHPRWRLVANEKNLGFSKGCNQGIQAARGRTILLLNNDVVVTEGWLSGLLECLESAPDVGIVGPMTNEISGPQRVPEPGYRTLEELPAYAAAFREAHRHRRIPCRRIVGFCMLFRRELVERIGPLDERFGTGNFEDDDFCLRAAVAGYRNLIAGDVFIHHYGSRSFAGNRVDYASSMAGNRDRFREKWERVNLAEPQGRAAYCNAAVERAEFLAARGDLKAALERLQEAVDRVPDDPILYDRLCGLLVQGGLHRQALEILDALPAAVAARPDFLLHRAAALEGLERPEEAGEIADRVLSEDPDNAPAWNIKGLAAYRSGDAAEAEDCFRRAIAADPGFGLAHSNLGTLLWSSDRRDEGRALIERAFMLDPTHPDILANFQDLMDATGDLASAAGTVSEAVALHPHHKALRYLLVRALAEAGRAREAAEAAAEGLLLFGMDDEALAVARGLQQAAREAETGEGGPVGLTLAVFAGGHEATLGPSLMSGKGLADETLVVDAGASGRCLEIAEALGARVVRPGEGEGPLAAAARAARGRWLLLLRGDEVLSPQDHPAVRKACRNGTGKPGAAYVLPVRRYLDRPDGRPDFQPGDGRYPLEEAGSGWRPDEAARLVPRTLLEGLPGGPEHIDEALRDRGIPTATLQAVIHHYGEMGGRSAREA comes from the coding sequence ATGCTGGAGGCGAAGACCCCGCTCCGGCGCCTGGCCCACTATCCCGGCAACTGGAAGGAACGCCCGGGGCTCTTCTTCCAGGACGTCCTCGTCTACCGGAAGGAAGGGAACGATAGGGAGATCCCAGCGGGGGACGGCGGGGGAGGATCGGATGCCATGGAACAACTGGTGAACAAGGGGCTCTTCGTCATGGGCGAGCCCGAGGCCGCACAGCCGAGGACCATCGTGGTGGTGGGGCCGGCCCGGAGCGGAACGTCCATGGTGGCGGGAGCCCTCCATCACCTCGGGCTCTTCATGGGGACCTCGGCCGTCGACCCGGTCTTCGAGGACCAGGACCTCAGCCGGGCCATGGATGGCTGGAATGCCGACGGTGGAGCCGCCGCCCGCCGCATCGTCGCCGCCTACGACCGGGAGCACGAGGCCTGGGGATGGAAGCGGCCCTCCGCAGTGGGCTACCTGGAACGGACCCACGGCATCCTCCGCCGTCCGCATTACATCATTACGTTCAAGGATATCTTCTCCATCTCGAACCGGAACCGGATCTCCATGAAGTCCGACATCCTGGCCAACATGCGCCGGAATCACCGAGAGTACGGCCAGGTCCTCGATTTCTTGGAGCGGTTCCGGCCGCCCGCTCTGCTGGTCTCGTACGAAAAGGCCCTCCGGTTCAAGGAAGAGCTGGTCGAGGCACTCGCCGGGTTCTGCGGCCTGGCGCCCACCCCCGACGCCGTCCGAAAGGTCCTGGACTTCGTCTCGCCCGACCGGCCCCAGTACCTGGATCTCACCCGCATCACCAAGGCCCGGGGCCGGGTGGAGGCGGTCACGGCGGACCACGTCATCGGCTGGGCGGCGGGTGTCCATCACGACCGCGTGGTGGAGGTGGAGATCCGGGTCAACGGCCGCCCGGCCGGGACGGTCCGGGCGGACATCGACAGGGAGGACCTCGCCGGGGTCCCCGGCCTGGAGCGCCGCAACGTCGGGTTCCGGTTCACATTCCCCGAGGGGACGCGGCCCGTCCCGGGCGACACCGTGACGGCCCGGGTCGCGGACGAGGTCTCGGACCTCGAGGGCTCGCCCTGGGTGCTGGCCGGAGACGGGGACCGGCCGGGAGAAGACGCGGACCCGGCGGCGGGGGAGGGCCCCGTCGCCGTTCTCGTCCTCGGCATGCACCGGTCCGGTACCTCGATGGTGGGGAACCTCCTCGCTCGGGCGGGCTTCGACCCCGGGCCGCCCGACGAGCTGCTCGCGGCCGACGAGTTCAACGCCAAGGGCTACTTCGAGTGGCGGGCCGTGGTGGAACTCAACGACGAGATCCTGCGGCGTGCCGGGGGCAGTTGGCACCAGCCGCCGGAAGAGGCCGCCGTGGCCGCGGCGGGAGAAACGGTGCGGGAGCGCCAGGGGGCGATCCTGCGCCGCTTCGGCGGACGGCGGTTCTTCCTGAAGGATCCCCGGTTCTGCCTCACGCTGCCGGCCTGGAAGCCGGCCTTCGAAGCGGTCCTCGGCCGGGACCGGCTCCGGGTGGTCCGGATCCGGCGCGACCCCCTCTCCGTGGCCCGGTCCCTCAAGCGGACCCACCGACTGCCCGTGGGAAAGGGGCTGGATCTTGTGGAGGTGTACGACACCCGGGCCGACCGGCACCGGGAGGGCTATCCCGCCTTCGACCTCCACTACGAAGCGCTCCTCGGGCCCGGGCGGGAAGGGGTCCTCCGGCGGCTCGGAGCGTTTCTCGAGGTCTCCGGCGACCTCGTCGAGGCCGCCCGGGAGGTCATCGACCCGGGGCTGTGCCACCACGACGATCGGCCCGAGGTCTCCATCGTCATCCCGGTCTTCAACCGGCTGGAGCTCACCATCCAATGCCTGGACCACCTCCGGCGCCACAGCCGGGAGGTGCGCGCCGAGGTCATCGTGGTGGACAACGCCTCCACGGATCCCACCCCGGACTACCTGGCAACCCTGAGCGGCGAGCCGCTTTTCAAGGTGATCCGGAACGAGCGGAACCTCGGTTTCGCCCGGGCGTGCAACCAGGGAGCGAAGGCGGCCTCCGCCCCCTACGTCCTCTTCCTGAACAACGACACGGAGCCGGGGCCCGGGTGGCTCTCCCCGCTCCTGGAGGTCCTCGACGCCGACCCCTCCGTGGCGGCGGTGGGGGCGAAGCTCCTCTTCCCCGAAGGGACCCTCCAGCACGCCGGGGTCCTCGTGGTCGACAACCACCAGCGGGAGCACCGCCTCTCGCCCATCCACAACTACTACGGGCTGCCCGGGGATTTCCCGGACGCCAACGTGGCCCGGACCTACCAGGTGCTCACGGCGGCCTGCCTGGCGATCCGCCGGGAGGCCTTCGAGGCGGCGGGCGGGTTCGACGAGGGGTACTGGAACGGGTTCGAGGACGTGGACCTCTGCCTCCGGTTGGGGGAGGCGGGGCACCGGCTGGTCTACGAGCCTCGGAGCGTGGTGGTCCACAAGGAATCCCAGAGCGGGGCCGAACGCTTCGCGAAGGAGGGCCAGAATCTCAAGCGGCTGGTGGAGCGCTGGCGGGACAAGGCCTGCTACGACGCCGTGATCCTCCGGGACGGGCGCTTCGTCCCCACCGACGCCGGGCGCGTGGCGCCCTACCGGATCCCGGACGAAAGCGGGGAGGCGTCCGCGGACCGGGAGGCGCCGGGCGGGGCCTCCCTCGGCTACGTGCCCCAGTACGGGATGGCGGAGACGCGCACCACGGCGGCGGCCGGCGGCCGCCGCCCCCCCAGGGCGGCGCGCCCGGAGCGGCCGCGCGTGGCCGTGCTCTCGAACTGCGGGCGCGAGGAGGCCTGCAGCCACATCCGGATCGTCTCTCCGTTCCAGGCGCACGCGTGGCAGGTCGAGGCCGGCTGGGCGATGCTCCGGCAGGGAAACGAGGTCCGCATATCCAGGGACATCCTCGAGGCGGCGGACGCGGTGATCGTCCAGCGGCTCTTTCCCTCCGAGGGGTCGAAACCCGTCCTCGACTGGGTCTTCGCCTCCGGAAAGCCCGTCATCTACGACATCGACGACCTCTTCTTCGACCTCCCCGAGTCGAACCCCCACCACCGCGAGGTCCAGGCCCACCTCCCCTACGTGGAGGACGTCCTTCGCCGGGCCCGGGTGGTCACCGTCTCGACTCCCCTCCTGGGCGAGCGCCTCGCCCGTTTCAACGCGAACGTCCGCGTGGTGCCGAACCGGGTGGACGGGAAGGCCTGGCGGCCCCGGCCCGCCCGCCGGGAAGGACCGGTCCGCGTCGGATATGCGGGGACGCCCACGCACCGGGCGGATCTCGAGATCGTGGAGCGGGCCATCCTCGAGGTCGCCGGCCGGCACGAGGGCGAGGTGACCTTCGTCTTCATGGGGTGCGTGACCCCGAATCTCCTCGGGATCGCCGGCGCGGAATACGTGGACTTCGAGGCGGGCTACCTCCGCTACGCCGAGAAGTTCCAGTCGCTGGGCGTGGACGTGGCCCTGGTGCCCCTGGCGGACAACCCCTTCAACCGGGCCAAGAGTCCGATCAAATGGCTCGAGTACTCGGCCTGCGCCATCCCCGGCGTCTATTCCGACCTCCCGCCCTACCGTCCCTACGTCCGGGACGGCGAAAACGGCTGCCTCGTCCCCAACGAGACCGGGGCCTGGGTCTCGGCCCTGGAACGACTCGTCGCCGATGCCGAACTCCGCCGCCGCATGGGCGCCGCGGCCCGGCGCGACGTCCTTGCCGCCCACCTCGTCTCGACCCATTCCGGGCAGATCGTCCGCGTGATCCGGGAGGCCCTGGGCGAGGACCAGGGGACGGCCGGGGTCGCCATCGTCATCCCCACCTTCAACCGCCACGAGGACCTCGGCCGGTGCCTCGCCGCGCTCCGGCGCCACACGGACATGGGGCGATGCGAGGTGGTGGTGGTGGACAACGGGTCCGATCCGCCGGTGACGGACGTCCTCTCGCCCGGCGAGCAGGAAGGGCTCGTCATCCTCAGAAACGCGGAGAACCTCGGCTTCGCCCGGGCGTGCAACCAGGGGGCCGCGGCCGCCTCGGCCGACCGGATCCTCTTCCTGAACAACGACACAGAGGTCCAGGCGGGGTGGCTCGAACCCCTGATGCGCGTCCTCGACCGGGACCCCGGCGTGGCGGCGGTGGGAGCCAAGCTCCTCTACCCGAACGGGACACTCCAGCACGCCGGCGTGGCGGTCACCCGGGACGAACGCGCGGGGGATCCGCTGCTGCCGCAACACGTCTTCCGCGGGCTGCCGGCCGACTTCCCCGAGGCGAACCGACCCCGGACCTGCCAGGCCCTCACCGCGGCCTGTCTCCTGGTCCGGCGCTCGGCCTTCGAGGAGGTGGGCGGCTTCGACGAGGGATACTGGAACGGCTACGAGGACGTGGACCTCTGCTTCAAGCTCCGGCAAACCGGACGCCGCCTGGTCTACCAGCCCGAGAGCGTGGTGGTCCACCACGAGTCGCAAAGCGGGCCGGAGCGTTTCTCCCGGGCCGCCGAGAACATCGCCCGCCTCCACGAGAAGTGGCTCGGCCGGGTGGAACCGGACCTCGTGGTATCAGGGGACGGGACCCTCCGGCCGGCCGCCCCGGGGGCCGCCGCCGACTACCGCCCGCCGGATGGGAAGCCCGCCCCGGCGGAGCCCGCCGGGGAGGGCGGCCCGGTGCCGGAGGACCTGGTCTCCATCGTCATCCTCACCTATAACCAGCTCAGGTACACCAAGCGGTGCGTGGAGAGCCTCGAGGCCCACACACCGGAGCCCCACGAGGTCATCTTCGTGGACAACGGCTCCACCGACGGGACCCGGAAGTGGCTCGCCCGGCGCGTCAAGCGGCACCCCCGCTGGCGCCTCGTGGCCAACGAGAAGAACCTCGGCTTCTCCAAGGGATGCAACCAGGGGATCCAGGCCGCGAGGGGACGCACCATCCTGCTCCTCAACAACGACGTGGTGGTCACCGAGGGGTGGCTCTCGGGGCTCCTCGAGTGCCTCGAATCCGCGCCCGACGTGGGCATCGTGGGACCCATGACCAACGAGATCAGCGGCCCCCAGCGGGTGCCGGAGCCGGGGTACCGTACCCTGGAGGAGCTGCCGGCCTATGCCGCGGCCTTCCGGGAGGCCCACCGGCACCGGCGGATCCCCTGCCGCCGGATCGTGGGCTTCTGCATGCTCTTCCGCCGGGAGCTGGTGGAGCGGATCGGGCCCCTGGACGAGCGGTTCGGCACGGGCAACTTCGAGGACGACGATTTCTGCCTCCGGGCGGCCGTGGCCGGATACCGGAACCTCATCGCCGGTGACGTCTTCATCCACCATTACGGCAGCCGTTCCTTCGCCGGCAACCGCGTCGACTACGCCTCGTCCATGGCGGGGAACCGGGACCGCTTCCGGGAGAAGTGGGAGCGGGTGAACCTCGCCGAACCCCAGGGCCGGGCCGCCTACTGTAACGCGGCCGTGGAAAGGGCCGAGTTCCTGGCCGCCAGGGGCGACCTCAAGGCGGCCCTGGAACGGCTCCAGGAAGCGGTGGACCGGGTCCCGGACGACCCGATCCTCTACGACCGCCTCTGCGGCCTCCTCGTGCAGGGCGGCCTTCACCGCCAGGCCCTGGAGATCCTGGACGCCCTGCCGGCGGCCGTGGCCGCGCGGCCGGACTTCCTCCTGCACCGGGCCGCCGCGCTCGAAGGGCTCGAGCGCCCGGAGGAGGCCGGCGAGATCGCCGACCGGGTCCTCTCGGAAGACCCGGACAACGCCCCGGCCTGGAACATCAAGGGGCTGGCGGCCTACCGCTCCGGCGACGCGGCGGAGGCGGAGGACTGCTTCCGCCGGGCCATCGCCGCAGACCCGGGCTTCGGGCTCGCCCATTCCAACCTGGGGACCCTGCTCTGGTCCTCGGACCGGCGCGACGAGGGCCGGGCCCTCATCGAACGGGCCTTCATGCTCGATCCGACCCACCCGGACATCCTCGCCAACTTCCAGGATCTCATGGACGCCACCGGGGACCTGGCCTCGGCCGCCGGGACCGTGTCCGAGGCGGTGGCCCTCCATCCCCACCACAAGGCCCTTCGTTACCTCCTGGTACGGGCCCTGGCGGAGGCGGGCCGCGCCCGGGAGGCGGCGGAGGCCGCCGCCGAGGGCCTCCTCCTCTTCGGGATGGACGACGAGGCCCTGGCCGTGGCCCGCGGGCTCCAGCAGGCGGCCCGGGAGGCCGAGACCGGGGAGGGCGGGCCGGTGGGCCTCACCCTGGCGGTCTTCGCCGGCGGCCACGAGGCCACCCTCGGGCCGTCCCTGATGAGCGGCAAGGGGCTCGCGGACGAGACCCTGGTGGTGGACGCCGGGGCCTCGGGGCGATGCCTCGAGATCGCCGAGGCCCTGGGCGCACGGGTGGTGCGGCCGGGGGAGGGGGAGGGACCCCTCGCGGCGGCGGCCAGGGCCGCCCGGGGCCGGTGGCTCCTCCTCCTCCGCGGGGACGAGGTGCTCTCTCCCCAGGACCACCCGGCCGTTCGAAAGGCCTGCCGGAACGGCACGGGGAAACCGGGGGCCGCCTACGTGCTCCCGGTCCGGAGGTACCTCGACCGCCCGGACGGCCGGCCGGATTTCCAGCCGGGGGACGGCCGTTATCCCCTGGAGGAGGCCGGCTCCGGGTGGCGGCCCGACGAGGCCGCCCGCTTGGTGCCCCGGACCCTCCTGGAGGGCCTCCCCGGCGGCCCCGAGCACATCGACGAGGCCCTCCGGGACCGCGGCATCCCCACCGCGACCCTCCAGGCGGTGATCCATCACTACGGGGAGATGGGCGGCCGGAGCGCGCGGGAGGCCTAG
- a CDS encoding class I SAM-dependent methyltransferase, translated as MTSDDQAYRELDARFGPMDKARVLRTANLRLVPDFDDRRGGKVAYAEWAHVIGLFQALVAHFTACRPGLKVLDVGCGTGLLAIACEPYVQEGGLYVGMDVSRRDVEFCKGHYREPHFRFVHLEARNPAYTPEEIRERTPWDIPDGSQDLVTALSVWTHMNEADAVFYFREAARVLAEGGRDLHRDRLPARRGLRGLARPAAGGQGPVPQYLPGALDLRPALLALRPMALPRVGPGPGGGRRAHAGRPRDAGGEDPAPAPGPLSRQLEGTPGALLPGRPRLPEGRER; from the coding sequence ATGACCAGCGACGACCAGGCCTACCGGGAACTGGACGCCCGATTCGGCCCCATGGACAAGGCGCGGGTACTGCGGACCGCGAACCTGCGCCTCGTCCCCGACTTCGACGACCGCCGGGGCGGGAAGGTGGCCTACGCCGAGTGGGCCCACGTCATCGGGCTCTTCCAGGCCCTCGTGGCCCACTTCACGGCGTGCCGGCCGGGGCTGAAGGTCCTGGACGTGGGCTGCGGGACCGGGCTCCTGGCCATCGCCTGCGAGCCCTACGTCCAGGAGGGTGGCCTCTACGTGGGGATGGACGTCAGCCGGCGGGACGTCGAGTTCTGCAAGGGCCACTACCGGGAGCCCCACTTCCGCTTCGTCCACCTCGAGGCCCGAAACCCGGCTTACACGCCGGAAGAGATACGGGAACGGACGCCCTGGGACATCCCGGACGGCTCCCAGGACCTGGTGACGGCCCTTTCCGTCTGGACCCACATGAACGAGGCGGACGCCGTCTTCTACTTCCGAGAGGCGGCCCGGGTGCTGGCGGAGGGAGGGAGGGATCTTCATCGTGACCGCCTTCCTGCTCGACGCGGACTACGAGGCCTCGCTCGCCCGGCGGCGGGCGGCCAAGGGCCGGTACCACAATACCTCCCAGGCGCACTGGATCTTCGACCGGCCCTGCTCGCCCTCCGGCCAATGGCTCTGCCCCGGGTGGGCCCGGGTCCCGGAGGAGGCCGTCGGGCTCACGCCGGAAGGCCTCGGGATGCTGGAGGCGAAGACCCCGCTCCGGCGCCTGGCCCACTATCCCGGCAACTGGAAGGAACGCCCGGGGCTCTTCTTCCAGGACGTCCTCGTCTACCGGAAGGAAGGGAACGATAG